Proteins encoded within one genomic window of Humulus lupulus chromosome 1, drHumLupu1.1, whole genome shotgun sequence:
- the LOC133809076 gene encoding aquaporin PIP2-7-like: MSKPEVNEESQQIEEQQGRRDYVEPPPVPLLDVAELKRWSFYRALIAEFIATLLFLYVSVATVIGHKKQPNDCDGVGLLGIAWAFGGMIFVLVYCTAGISGGHINPAVTLGLFLARKVSLVRAVAYMVAQCLGAISGVGLVKAFMKHDYNTFGGGANTIAPGYSKGTALGAEIIGTFVLVYTVFSATDPKRSARDSHVPVLAPLPIGFAVFMVHLATIPITGTGINPARSFGAAVIFNNEKAWDDQWIFWVGPFIGALAAAVYHQYVLRASTIKALGSFRSKPSN; the protein is encoded by the exons ATGTCAAAGCCAGAAGTGAATGAAGAATCCCAACAAATAGAGGAGCAGCAAGGGAGGAGAGACTACGTAGAACCACCCCCAGTTCCTCTACTAGACGTGGCAGAGCTAAAACGTTGGTCGTTTTACAGAGCTCTTATAGCTGAGTTCATAGCTACACTCCTTTTCCTTTATGTCTCAGTAGCTACAGTCATAGGCCACAAGAAACAACCCAACGACTGTGATGGAGTTGGTCTTCTTGGCATTGCTTGGGCCTTTGGGGGCATGATCTTCGTTCTTGTTTACTGCACTGCTGGAATTTCTG GTGGTCATATCAACCCAGCAGTAACACTGGGGCTGTTCCTGGCGAGAAAGGTATCGTTGGTGCGAGCGGTGGCGTACATGGTGGCACAGTGCTTGGGAGCCATAAGCGGCGTGGGATTAGTGAAAGCCTTCATGAAGCACGACTATAACACCTTCGGAGGTGGAGCCAACACCATTGCCCCTGGCTACTCCAAAGGCACAGCTTTGGgcgctgaaatcattggtactttTGTGCTTGTTTACACCGTTTTCTCAGCCACCGACCCAAAGAGAAGCGCACGTGACTCCCACGTGCCT GTTTTGGCTCCCTTACCAATTGGGTTTGCCGTGTTTATGGTTCACTTGGCTACTATCCCTATTACCGGCACTGGCATCAACCCTGCTAGGAGCTTTGGCGCTGCAGTCATTTTCAACAACGAGAAAGCTTGGGACGATCag TGGATTTTCTGGGTTGGACCATTCATTGGGGCACTGGCAGCAGCAGTGTATCACCAATATGTGCTGAGAGCATCAACCATTAAAGCATTGGGGTCGTTCCGCAGCAAACCCAGCAACTGA
- the LOC133778832 gene encoding uncharacterized protein LOC133778832, whose product MSHSLNISNSFPPVKQKQRRFALEVNQVIQEEVQQLLSTGAIEECLYPSWLANPIVVPKKNEKKRPFLQCVKKSTNTTWGTEQSKALEELKAYLSSPPILSSPVANEDLFLYLSVSHFAVSFVLFREEASRQKPVFYCSKMLLNVETRYSMMAKLALALITTNKKLRKYFESHAIIVYTDYPLKQVLSKPDLSGRLSKWEIELGTYDIRFLPRKAMKGQVLADFLVEIQSFTPDTLPKLLESEDEWVWTIHTDGASNSQGVGIGIILEAPSGLKIEEAIRLEQFTTNNEAEYEALIYGLELARDIGIKRLSVRGDSQLMIEQVAGNFNTKAPHLVSLLQKVTDLRSHFHQFELVQVPREQNQKVDALAKLASAGDCTRQSSISISRSIKALEVYSTSSEPECWMDPIIRYLSTSELPPHPKDAKLLRLRAQRYSIIHGTLYRKSFDGPYLRCLRPSEAKKLLEEIHEGACGNHTEGSQSGTQGTYSRVLLAVHDDRST is encoded by the exons ATGAGTCACAGCCTTAATATATCAAACAGCTTCCCACCCGTCAAACAGAAGCAGAGGAGGTTCGCTCTCGAAGTAAACCAGGTCATCCAAGAGGAGGTACAACAGCTTCTGAGCACAGGGGCAATCGAAGAATGCCTATATCCCAGTTGGCTAGCCAACCCCATCGTGGTCCCAAAGAAGAACGAGAAAAAGAGA CCATTCTTGCAATGCGTAAAGAAATccaccaacaccacctggggaaCAGAACAAAGTAAAGCATTGGAAGAGTTGAAAGCTTATTTGAGCTCTCCTCCTATATTGAGCTCCCCCGTCGCCAATGAAGATTTATTCTTGTATCTGTCTGTCTCACACTTTGCTGTGAGTTTCGTGCTCTTCCGAGAGGAGGCTAGTCGTCAGAAGCCAGTGTTCTATTGCAGCAAGATGCTTCTAAACGTTGAAACTCGCTACAGCATGATGGCAAAATTGGCACTCGCACTCATCACAACAAATAAGAAGCTACGGAAATATTTTGAAAGCCACGCCATCATTGTATATACGGACTATCCACTGAAGCAAGTGTTAAGTAAACCCGATCTCTCTGGAAGGTTATCTAAATGGGAAATTGAGCTAGGGACGTATGATATACGATTCTTGCCACGAAAAGCAATGAAAGGACAAGTACTTGCTGACTTCCTGGTCGAAATACAATCATTCACCCCAGACACCCTGCCTAAATTGTTAGAATCAGAAGATGAATGGGTGTGGACAATACATACGGATGGGGCATCCAATTCCCAAGGAGTCGGTATTGGCATCATATTAGAGGCTCCCTCAGGCCTCAAAATTGAGGAAGCCATTCGTTTAGAACAGTTCACAACGAATAatgaagcggagtatgaggcTCTGATCTATGGTTTAGAACTAGCACGAGACATAGGCATTAAACGTCTGAGTGTCAGAGGAGATTCACAGCTTATGATAGAACAAGTGGCCGGGAATTTCAATACCAAAGCGCCCCATCTGGTTAGCCTACTACAGAAAGTAACTGACTTACGGTCACATTTCCACCAGTTTGAACTCGTACAAGTACCGAGGGAACAAAATCAGAAGGTCGATGCCCTCGCCAAATTAGCCTCTGCAGGGGACTGTACACGACAATCCTCTATATCCATAAGCCGATCAATCAAAGCTCTGGAAGTCTACTCAACCTCGTCAGAACCCGAGTGCTGGATGGACCCAATCATTCGATACTTGTCCACCTCTGAACTACCCCCTCATCCAAAAGACGCAAAGCTTCTGCGCCTTCGAGCACAACGTTATTCCATAATCCATGGAACGCTATACCGTAAGTCCTTCGATGGCCCCTATCTTCGGTGTTTGCGTCCATCAGAAGCTAAAAAACTGTTAGAAGAGATACACGAGGGAGCATGTGGAAATCACACGGAGGGGTCGCAGTCTGGCACACAAGGCACTTACAGCAGGGTACTACTGGCCGTACATGATGATAGAAGCACGTGA
- the LOC133778851 gene encoding uncharacterized protein LOC133778851, with protein sequence MMREMMQKFSDGRSVHATEHMHLVSRTTEKSPFSEWIQNEPKPRDFVIPSLPAFNGKGDSLNHLFQFQQKMALEANNEAIQCKVFSMTFSGPALLWFRQLKPGFINSFSDLQRTFLQQYSVNHEAPRTMADLCRIEQGENEHPKAYLQRFIDLVHQIHDVDPVTAANLFVKSLQVGYLLHENLTMTPPYDMAEVQTRAEGVFRVLEFRERAQKKSALISAPPANNPPPPARDDKRKRQQTDHAKEGKRPRHNRGSPRYPSFEYTVPQEVIYEENKDRPIWREPYKITTPPDRRDKNRYCLFHKDHGHTIAECHNLNNQIQALMRSGRLTQYIKEAGRPCTSQHNLASAPTPQAADLVRTASASPHEPLKQVPMIHGIVELTENQEHATKIRKRMEERVKRYKSLGHTVNLVTSEDRSYPASAITFTDDDLQGVHLPHDDPLVISLQVDHCQLGRVLVDGGSGVDILFWEAFQKMGLKENQIQTSTTPMLGFNSERVYP encoded by the coding sequence ATGATGAGGGaaatgatgcagaagttctcAGACGGGAGGTCCGTTCATGCAACCGAACATATGCATCTGGTATCAAGAACCACTGAGAAGTCTCCCTTCTCAGAGTGGATTCAGAATGAGCCTAAACCCCGAGACTTCGTCATCCCTTCTCTGCCTGCATTTAATGGAAAGGGAGATTCGTTAAACCACCTGTTTCAATTTCAGCAGAAAATGGCACTGGAAGCCAACAACGAAGCCATTCAATGCAAGGTCTTTTCCATGACTTTCTCTGGGCCAGCTCTGTTGTGGTTCAGACAATTAAAGCCCGGATTCATCAACAGTTTTAGTGACCTCCAACGAACTTTTCTCCAACAATATAGTGTGAACCATGAGGCACCAAGAACAATGGCAGACCTCTGTCGGATCGAGCAAGGGGAAAATGAACATCCGAAGGCGTATCTACAGCGTTTCATTGACCTCGTGCATCAAATCCACGACGTCGACCCGGTTACCGCAGCcaatctcttcgtcaaaagcTTGCAGGTGGGATATCTCTTGCACGAAAATCTCACCATGACACCGCCTTATGACATGGCTGAGGTCCAGACCCGAGCCGAGGGCGTCTTCAGGGTCCTAGAATTTCGAGAGCGTGCACAGAAGAAATCTGCGCTTATCTCTGCTCCACCAGCAAATAACCCTCCACCACCTGCTAGAGATGACAAGAGGAAGAGGCAACAGACAGACCACGCAAAGGAAGGGAAGAGGCCAAGACATAACCGAGGTTCACCGCGGTACCCTTCCTTCGAATACACCGTCCCACAGGAAGTCATTTACGAAGAAAACAAAGATAGACCTATCTGGCGTGAGCCGTATAAGATTACCACTCCTCCAGATAGAAGGGATAAAAATAGATACTGCCTCTTCCATAAAGATCACGGTCATACAATCGCTGAATGCCACAACCTTAACAATCAGATCCAGGCCCTCATGAGAAGTGGGAGGCTAACCCAGTACATTAAGGAGGCAGGGAGACCCTGTACCTCGCAGCATAATCTTGCTTCTGCCCCAACACCACAAGCAGCAGACCTCGTGCGCACAGCCTCTGCAAGCCCACACGAACCTCTTAAGCAAGTCCCCATGATACATGGGATCGTGGAGCTCACTGAAAACCAAGAGCATGCCACCAAAATCCGTAAGAGGATGGAGGAACGAGTGAAGCGATATAAATCATTAGGCCACACGGTCAATCTTGTCACTTCAGAGGACAGAAGTTATCCAGCCTCTGCAATCACCTTCACCGACGATGACTTGCAAGGAGTGCACCTACCCCATGACGATCCTCTCGTCATTTCGCTACAGGTCGACCATTGCCAGTTGGGCAGAGTTCTAGTCGACGGGGGCAGTGGGGTTGACATActcttctgggaagccttccagaagatGGGGCTAAAGGAAAATCAGATCCAAACCTCTACTACGCCCATGTTGGGATTTAACAGCGAGAGAGTGTACCCGTAG